From one Trifolium pratense cultivar HEN17-A07 linkage group LG1, ARS_RC_1.1, whole genome shotgun sequence genomic stretch:
- the LOC123919547 gene encoding dolichyl-diphosphooligosaccharide--protein glycosyltransferase subunit 1B, which translates to MAMEPLLRIGVLFLFLHLSVLVNSSPSHHLQIINAERRIDLTSHIIKVYLTLKVENLGTSPTSEVRLAFSPAEAEHLAVVKAAVTTGKRKKKTYVPLDVKPVGPPDGPNGTKFFSVTLLTPLGKGETTTLEVLYILTHSLEPFPVEISQSESQLVYFRDSAILLSPYHVKQQTTFIKTPSSRVESFTVVEPTKRAGTELKYGPYDDHTPYSYSPVLVHFENNNPFAVVEELEREIEISHWGSIQVIERYRLTHAGARHKGVFSRVEYQTRSGASGVSSFKHLLAKLPPRVHSVYYRDEIGNISSSHLRKDFLKSELEFEPRYPLFGGWKSTFLIGYGLPLQDFLFESPDGKRYLNFTYGCPLSDTVVDKLIIKVVLPEGSKDPAAVIPFQVDQHLETKYSYLDIVGRTVVVLEKKNVVPEHNIPFQVYYNFNPIFMLAEPLMLASVFFLLFAASVAYLHVDLSIRKS; encoded by the exons CACATTATTAAGGTGTACTTGACATTGAAG GTTGAAAACTTAGGCACTTCTCCTACTTCAGAAGTACGCCTTGCTTTTTCACCTGCTGAAGCCGAACATCTAGCAGTAGTCAAAGCTGCCGTAACAACTggaaagaggaagaagaagactTACGTTCCTCTTGATGTTAAACCTGTTGGGCCACCTGATGGACCGAATGGAACTAAATTTTTCTCTGTAACCTTGTTAACTCCACTTGGTAAAGGTGAAACGACAACACTTGAGGTGCTTTACATCTTGACACATTCTCTGGAACCTTTCCCAGTAGAAATAAGTCAGTCAGAGTCGCAGTTGGTCTATTTCCGTGATAGTGCAATATTATTGTCTCCCTATCATGTCAAGCAACAAACAACTTTCATCAAGACACCAAGCTCTCGGGTTGAATCATTCACAGTAGTGGAGCCCACTAAACGTGCTGGTACAGAGCTGAAATACGGGCCATATGACGATCATACCCCGTATTCATATTCTCCTGTACTTGTTCATTTTGAGAATAACAATCCCTTCGCTGTTGTTGAGGAGCTAGAACGTGAAATTGAAATATCTCACTGGGGAAGCATACAAGTCATAGAACGATATAGGCTGACTCATGCTGGTGCTAGACACAAAGGTGTCTTTTCAAG GGTTGAATATCAAACTAGATCAGGTGCTAGTGGTGTTTCGTCATTTAAACATCTTCTTGCAAAACTACCCCCTAGGGTTCACTCAGTATACTACCGGGATGAAATAGGGAATATTTCCTCTTCACATTTACGTAAAGATTTTCTAAAG TCAGAACTTGAATTTGAACCTCGGTATCCTCTATTTGGAGGCTGGAAATCCACCTTTCTCATCGGTTATGGGCTACCATTGCAAGACTTCCTTTTTGAGTCTCCGGATGGCAAAAGATACCTCAACTTCACTTATGGTTGCCCTCTTTCTGACACAGTGGTTGACAAATTGATTATAAAA GTTGTGCTTCCAGAGGGATCCAAAGATCCTGCAGCCGTGATTCCTTTTCAAGTAGATCAACATCTAGAG ACTAAGTATTCATACCTTGACATTGTGGGAAGGACTGTAGTGGTtctagaaaagaaaaatgttgtTCCTGAGCATAACATCCCTTTCCAG GTATACTACAATTTCAACCCCATATTCATGCTTGCTGAGCCATTGATGCTAGCATCTGTATTTTTCCTGCTTTTTGCGGCTTCGGTGGCATATTTACATGTGGATCTTTCCATACGCA